From the Pseudomonadota bacterium genome, one window contains:
- a CDS encoding alpha/beta hydrolase-fold protein translates to MKQLALLALMLTIPLGSALAAAPNPYEIPRSQVVPITDSNTDRHYELYIRLPESYGESTDTRHPVVYATDGAWHMEMLSGAAEYVLPNAIVVVISWQKNAKDDFEGDERPHISRFRDYTVVPASDPEVQAKYKVGQGRNHLTFIRDDVIKYVEANYAADSAQRIYFGFSLGGSYGAYILLEAPDTFTHYVLGSPAFNAESLEFVQDLAAERKTEGAAFHANVYVSVGEKETEAMVEIRALMSTLEESRSAGLNLHALEVVERSGHSEAFPATAVRSFKWLADLIAEDTRGE, encoded by the coding sequence ATGAAGCAACTCGCTCTTCTGGCCTTGATGCTGACCATTCCCCTCGGCAGCGCGCTCGCAGCAGCGCCGAATCCCTATGAGATCCCGCGTTCCCAAGTGGTGCCGATCACGGACAGCAACACCGACAGGCACTACGAGCTCTACATCAGGCTGCCCGAGAGCTACGGCGAATCCACCGACACCCGGCACCCGGTGGTGTACGCCACGGACGGCGCCTGGCACATGGAGATGCTGTCCGGCGCGGCGGAGTACGTGCTGCCGAACGCCATCGTCGTCGTCATCTCGTGGCAGAAGAACGCGAAGGACGATTTCGAGGGCGATGAGCGACCCCACATCAGCCGCTTCCGCGACTACACGGTGGTCCCAGCCTCCGATCCCGAAGTGCAGGCGAAGTACAAGGTGGGTCAGGGCCGTAACCACCTGACCTTCATCCGTGATGACGTGATCAAGTACGTGGAGGCTAACTACGCAGCGGACTCGGCGCAGCGCATCTACTTCGGCTTCTCGCTGGGTGGATCGTACGGCGCCTACATCCTTCTCGAAGCGCCTGACACGTTCACGCACTACGTGCTCGGCAGCCCGGCCTTCAACGCCGAGAGTCTCGAGTTCGTCCAGGATCTCGCGGCCGAACGCAAAACGGAGGGCGCGGCTTTCCACGCCAACGTTTACGTTAGCGTTGGCGAGAAGGAAACGGAGGCCATGGTCGAGATCCGGGCGTTGATGTCGACGCTGGAGGAAAGCAGGAGTGCTGGCCTCAACCTGCATGCGCTCGAGGTGGTCGAGCGGTCAGGTCATTCGGAGGCGTTCCCGGCCACGGCGGTCCGCAGCTTCAAGTGGCTCGCGGACTTGATCGCCGAAGACACGCGGGGCGAGTAG
- a CDS encoding S41 family peptidase: MFAYIVSATLLGSIAAQPIATEVPENAQTEEVQRVAGYRADIRELRDRIKAEHPRPFRTLTEAEFDTLVQAELDALEQTSTRADFLWAMSKVIAAIGCGHSKLPYFNQQDAEISIEQRFPINVRFHAGRLYVVDAKNNGQSLSKGDEIVRINGTPVARLREEIFARMASDVHLPNSKEAMSNFYSTSYLTYALGFPEQYAVTLRGQAQSILLDPMTEWEPDPILRPNDVCREELCYEKDEARNIGIATLRSLAFYGGERGDYFQQWWAGVMGDLQTNRRGGLLIDMRGVLGGSGTAGSYMLRHLTSEPFAFYAENSDPRGREGLFLEQQPIGKGFDGQVYILMDGLTLSAVPHFLALAQANDIATLVGAPAGGGKSTNDGKRRFTSTHESVEYSIARMIFEVQAPQLTAVEAVQPDIALSYSLVDTLDRSDSMRERAIELLGLAVERSNSPTRAER; the protein is encoded by the coding sequence ATGTTTGCGTATATCGTGTCAGCGACGCTCCTCGGATCGATTGCCGCGCAGCCTATTGCGACGGAGGTGCCGGAGAATGCCCAAACTGAAGAGGTCCAGCGTGTAGCGGGCTATCGCGCCGATATCCGCGAACTGCGCGATCGCATCAAAGCTGAGCATCCGCGCCCGTTTCGCACACTTACGGAAGCGGAATTCGACACGCTGGTGCAGGCTGAGCTCGATGCCCTCGAGCAAACCTCGACACGCGCCGATTTCCTTTGGGCGATGTCCAAGGTGATCGCTGCCATCGGCTGCGGCCACTCCAAGCTGCCGTACTTCAATCAGCAAGACGCTGAGATTTCGATCGAACAGCGTTTCCCCATCAACGTGAGGTTTCACGCGGGACGTTTGTACGTCGTAGATGCGAAGAACAATGGGCAGTCGCTTTCAAAGGGCGATGAGATCGTGCGGATCAATGGAACCCCCGTGGCGCGACTGCGCGAGGAGATCTTCGCTCGAATGGCCTCGGATGTGCATCTGCCCAATTCGAAGGAAGCGATGTCGAATTTCTACTCCACATCGTACCTGACCTACGCCCTAGGCTTTCCGGAGCAGTACGCGGTCACGTTGCGTGGCCAGGCGCAGTCGATCCTGCTCGATCCCATGACTGAATGGGAACCCGATCCTATTCTCAGGCCGAACGACGTCTGTCGTGAGGAGCTTTGCTACGAGAAGGACGAAGCGCGCAACATCGGCATCGCGACGCTTCGTTCCTTGGCGTTTTACGGTGGAGAGCGCGGGGACTATTTTCAGCAATGGTGGGCTGGCGTCATGGGGGATCTCCAGACCAACCGGCGCGGCGGTCTACTGATAGACATGCGCGGCGTGCTCGGCGGATCTGGTACCGCGGGCAGTTACATGCTCCGCCACCTGACGAGCGAGCCCTTTGCGTTCTACGCTGAGAATTCTGATCCCCGGGGCAGGGAGGGGCTTTTCCTGGAGCAGCAGCCCATCGGCAAGGGCTTCGATGGTCAGGTCTACATCCTGATGGATGGCCTTACGTTGTCCGCCGTACCGCACTTTTTAGCCCTGGCGCAGGCAAACGACATTGCCACCCTGGTCGGTGCTCCGGCAGGCGGGGGTAAATCGACCAACGATGGGAAACGGCGTTTCACGTCGACCCACGAGAGCGTCGAGTACTCCATCGCTCGGATGATCTTTGAGGTGCAGGCACCGCAACTCACTGCGGTTGAGGCGGTTCAGCCTGACATCGCCCTTTCCTACTCGCTCGTAGACACGCTCGACAGAAGCGACTCGATGCGTGAGCGTGCGATAGAACTCCTCGGGCTCGCCGTGGAGCGGTCAAACAGCCCCACGCGAGCCGAGCGGTAG
- a CDS encoding Rid family hydrolase has translation MKLKTPATVLALLCAAFAHAEPSTVVDGPNGTDVVVSGNEGARAFHERWGYAPAVRAGDLIVLSGVIAGPAPGDGQDAAAFRRSLERTFQGIEEHLRALGASLDDVIRINSYHVWGSPHFEGDKLAHMNAVRDVKNQFMKATPAWTAVGVSELFVETGLVEIELTVYVPHAVAD, from the coding sequence ATGAAGCTCAAGACTCCTGCTACCGTCTTAGCGCTACTGTGCGCCGCTTTCGCCCATGCCGAGCCGAGCACGGTCGTCGATGGCCCTAATGGGACCGACGTCGTGGTGTCCGGCAACGAAGGCGCGCGGGCGTTTCACGAACGTTGGGGCTATGCGCCTGCGGTGCGCGCAGGCGATCTGATCGTGCTATCCGGTGTCATCGCCGGCCCGGCGCCCGGTGATGGTCAGGACGCGGCGGCATTCCGAAGGTCGCTGGAGCGCACGTTTCAAGGGATCGAGGAGCACCTGCGCGCGCTGGGTGCTTCGCTGGATGATGTGATCCGAATCAATAGCTATCACGTGTGGGGTAGCCCTCATTTCGAGGGCGACAAGCTGGCCCACATGAACGCCGTGCGCGACGTGAAGAACCAATTCATGAAGGCTACGCCCGCGTGGACCGCCGTCGGTGTCAGTGAGCTGTTCGTGGAGACAGGCTTGGTAGAGATAGAGTTGACGGTGTACGTACCGCATGCAGTCGCGGACTGA
- a CDS encoding phosphotransferase produces MKSTFEAALREKLQATGLVEGDTLQSLWSGYGTIRRYGVEGATVRSIIVKHVRPPSGAAEHPRGWNTERSHQRKLKSYEVESAWYRTWSQRCAVDCRVPECYAVDAVGTELYIALEDLDAAGFPGRLSSVTPAELALCVRWLAHFHATFLGVSPQGLWDVGTYWHLDTRPDELERMEGSSLRSAATSIDLLLRRARFQTFVHGDAKIANFCFARDRESVAAVDFQYVGGGCGMKDLIYLLGSCLSSEQCEALEGRILTFYFGALAEALEVHHPDVDAAEVEREWRALYAPAWADFTRFLKGWSPDHWKLNRYAERLTDRTVASIQQLLANAGVE; encoded by the coding sequence ATGAAGAGCACCTTCGAAGCCGCTCTGAGGGAGAAACTGCAAGCGACCGGGCTCGTCGAGGGCGACACCTTGCAATCGCTGTGGAGCGGCTACGGCACCATCCGGCGCTATGGCGTGGAAGGCGCCACGGTGCGCTCCATCATCGTCAAGCACGTACGCCCACCGAGTGGTGCCGCCGAACACCCGCGAGGGTGGAACACCGAACGCTCCCACCAACGAAAGCTCAAGTCCTACGAGGTCGAGTCCGCGTGGTATCGCACGTGGAGTCAGCGCTGCGCAGTCGACTGCAGGGTGCCCGAATGCTACGCCGTGGACGCGGTTGGCACGGAGCTCTACATCGCGCTGGAAGATCTCGATGCCGCGGGGTTCCCGGGGAGACTGTCGTCCGTGACGCCGGCGGAGCTTGCGCTTTGCGTGCGGTGGCTAGCGCATTTCCATGCCACGTTCCTGGGTGTCTCACCGCAGGGCCTCTGGGACGTCGGCACCTACTGGCACCTGGACACCCGGCCCGACGAACTCGAGCGGATGGAGGGCTCGTCACTGCGAAGTGCGGCGACGAGCATCGATCTTCTGCTCAGGCGGGCCCGGTTCCAAACCTTCGTGCACGGCGATGCCAAGATCGCCAACTTCTGCTTCGCCCGCGACAGAGAGTCCGTCGCGGCCGTCGACTTTCAGTACGTGGGCGGTGGATGTGGCATGAAGGATCTGATCTACCTCCTCGGCAGCTGTCTCAGCAGTGAGCAGTGCGAAGCGTTGGAGGGACGGATTCTCACGTTCTACTTTGGCGCGTTGGCGGAGGCGCTCGAGGTGCACCACCCGGATGTGGACGCTGCTGAGGTGGAGCGCGAATGGCGTGCCCTGTACGCCCCGGCCTGGGCGGATTTCACCCGCTTCCTGAAGGGTTGGAGTCCAGATCACTGGAAGCTGAATCGCTATGCGGAGCGTTTAACAGATCGAACGGTGGCGTCGATCCAGCAACTACTCGCGAACGCGGGGGTGGAGTAG
- a CDS encoding cold-shock protein, with protein sequence MAIGTVKFFNQNKGFGFIAPEDGDSDVFVHISAVQNAGMETLSEGQRVSFDVVTERGRPAAGNLQAA encoded by the coding sequence ATGGCTATCGGAACAGTTAAGTTTTTCAATCAGAACAAGGGTTTTGGGTTCATCGCGCCGGAAGACGGCGACAGCGATGTGTTCGTGCACATCAGCGCTGTGCAGAATGCTGGCATGGAAACGCTCTCGGAAGGTCAGCGCGTCTCCTTTGACGTGGTGACCGAGCGCGGGCGACCGGCCGCCGGAAACCTGCAAGCCGCCTAA
- a CDS encoding serine protease, with protein sequence MPASSRADPATTAAMAIDSILLAVAPIATRRDERVLTNASGFFFSRDDRLYLVSSRHVFYDKPTRHYPDELYLDLHTDGDNLAEACSFSVPLYRDGKACWRQAEDASGEVDVAVIELDKEALPATTAYRAFTPAHLKLPEESLELGAHLMIVGFPLGVRDTLHHMAVARQAIIASSFGLRFTGKGFFLTDGRTHRGSSGAPVVMRERSASLGDLAYRLLGVHSARLDLLGRDAEQDEALGLNCAWYADILMVLTKET encoded by the coding sequence ATGCCTGCGTCATCCCGCGCTGATCCGGCGACCACGGCGGCGATGGCCATCGACAGCATCCTGCTAGCCGTCGCGCCTATCGCGACGCGTCGCGATGAGCGCGTGTTGACCAACGCGAGCGGTTTCTTCTTCTCGCGCGACGATCGTCTCTACCTGGTGAGCAGTCGGCACGTGTTCTACGACAAGCCCACTCGGCACTACCCAGACGAGCTCTACCTCGATCTGCACACGGACGGGGACAACCTAGCCGAAGCGTGTAGCTTCTCCGTCCCGCTTTACCGCGACGGCAAGGCGTGCTGGCGACAAGCGGAAGATGCCTCTGGAGAGGTCGATGTGGCCGTCATTGAGCTGGATAAGGAGGCGTTGCCGGCCACGACGGCCTATCGCGCATTCACCCCCGCTCACCTGAAGCTGCCCGAGGAATCGCTGGAGCTGGGCGCTCATCTGATGATCGTGGGTTTCCCCCTCGGCGTGCGCGATACGCTTCACCACATGGCGGTGGCTCGTCAGGCGATCATCGCCTCGTCCTTCGGTCTGCGCTTCACCGGTAAGGGGTTCTTTCTGACCGACGGGCGGACGCATCGTGGCAGCAGTGGCGCGCCGGTGGTGATGCGTGAGCGGAGCGCGAGCCTCGGCGATCTCGCCTATCGGCTCTTAGGTGTTCACTCCGCCCGGCTGGACCTGCTCGGGCGTGATGCGGAGCAGGACGAAGCACTAGGGTTGAACTGCGCTTGGTACGCGGACATTTTGATGGTATTGACTAAAGAAACGTGA